In the genome of Bryobacteraceae bacterium, one region contains:
- a CDS encoding ABC transporter ATP-binding protein, whose product MSEALLSMEDVKKIFYTDEVETHALAGIDMQINRGEYVAINGPSGCGKSTLLSILGLLDSPTNGKYMLKGQPVESLKASDRARIRNREIGFIFQAFNLIGDLTVFENVELPLTYRGMGSAERKQRVHDALEKVAMAHRTKHYPSQLSGGQQQRVAVARALVGDPAILLADEPTGNLDSKNGEAVMDLLKSLHDQGSTICMVTHDSRFAAYADRSIYLFDGRVVDEHTAEEKLQ is encoded by the coding sequence ATGAGCGAAGCACTACTCAGCATGGAAGACGTCAAGAAGATCTTCTACACCGACGAGGTGGAGACCCACGCCCTCGCCGGGATCGACATGCAAATCAACCGCGGCGAGTACGTTGCCATCAACGGGCCTTCGGGTTGCGGGAAGTCGACGCTCCTGTCGATCCTCGGCCTCCTCGATTCTCCCACCAACGGCAAGTACATGCTGAAGGGGCAGCCGGTGGAGAGCCTCAAGGCGAGTGACCGCGCCCGCATCCGGAACCGCGAGATCGGCTTCATCTTCCAGGCGTTCAACCTCATCGGCGACCTCACCGTGTTTGAGAACGTCGAACTGCCGCTCACCTATCGCGGCATGGGGTCGGCGGAGCGCAAGCAGCGCGTCCACGATGCGCTGGAGAAAGTGGCGATGGCCCACCGCACCAAGCACTACCCGTCGCAGTTGTCCGGCGGTCAGCAGCAGCGCGTCGCCGTGGCCCGCGCCCTCGTGGGCGACCCCGCCATTCTGCTCGCCGACGAGCCCACCGGCAACCTCGACTCGAAGAACGGCGAGGCCGTGATGGATCTGCTGAAGTCCCTTCACGACCAGGGCTCCACCATCTGCATGGTCACCCACGATTCCCGCTTCGCCGCCTACGCCGACCGCTCGATCTACCTGTTCGACGGCCGTGTCGTCGACGAGCACACCGCAGAGGAGAAACTGCAGTGA
- the argG gene encoding argininosuccinate synthase, with product MGNILRDLPVGERVGIAFSGGLDTSAAIYWMRQKGAIPYAYTANLGQPDEPDYEDIPRRALMYGAEKARLIDCRADLVREGLNALACGAFHITTAGIAYFNTTPIGRAVTGTKLVVAMREDGVDIWGDGSTHKGNDIERFYRYGLMVNPRLRVYKPWLDVAFNRELGGRKEMSELLEKADLPFRMPKEKAYSTDSNIWGATHEAKDLELLNNGIRIVEPIMGVASWRADVAVRSEEVSVRFQEGLPVAINGVEFADEVELVLEANRIGGRHGLGVSDQIENRIIEAKSRGIYEAPGMALLYIAYERLVTGIHNEGTLEQYRDMGRRLGRLLYEGRWFDPQSLMIREMLQKWVAKAITGEVTLELRRGNDYSILNTDSPNLTYAPERLTMESGKGEFGPEDRIGQLTMRNLDIADSRGKLFVYSKAGVLPPAVEEEIKLLE from the coding sequence ATGGGCAACATCCTCCGCGACCTCCCGGTCGGCGAACGTGTCGGCATCGCTTTTTCTGGCGGTCTCGATACCTCCGCCGCCATCTACTGGATGCGCCAAAAAGGCGCGATCCCCTATGCCTATACCGCCAACCTCGGCCAGCCCGACGAGCCTGATTACGAGGATATCCCCCGCCGCGCCCTGATGTACGGCGCCGAAAAGGCCCGTCTCATCGATTGCCGAGCGGACCTGGTTCGCGAAGGGCTCAACGCGCTCGCCTGCGGCGCTTTCCACATCACCACAGCCGGCATCGCCTACTTCAACACCACCCCCATCGGCCGCGCCGTCACCGGCACCAAGCTCGTCGTCGCCATGCGCGAGGATGGCGTCGATATATGGGGTGACGGCTCCACGCACAAAGGCAACGACATCGAGCGCTTCTACCGCTATGGCCTCATGGTCAACCCGCGCCTCCGCGTCTATAAACCGTGGCTCGACGTCGCGTTCAACCGCGAACTCGGCGGCCGCAAGGAAATGTCGGAACTGCTCGAAAAGGCTGACCTCCCGTTCCGCATGCCCAAGGAGAAGGCCTACTCCACCGATTCGAATATCTGGGGAGCGACTCACGAGGCCAAGGATCTCGAGCTCCTGAACAACGGCATCCGCATCGTCGAACCTATCATGGGCGTCGCCTCCTGGCGCGCCGACGTAGCCGTCAGATCCGAAGAGGTCTCCGTCCGTTTTCAGGAAGGTCTGCCGGTTGCGATCAACGGCGTCGAGTTCGCCGACGAAGTGGAACTGGTCCTCGAAGCCAACCGGATCGGAGGCCGCCACGGCCTCGGTGTCTCGGACCAGATTGAGAACCGCATCATCGAAGCCAAGAGCCGGGGCATCTATGAAGCGCCCGGCATGGCCTTGCTCTACATCGCCTACGAGCGCCTCGTCACCGGCATCCACAACGAAGGCACGCTCGAACAGTATCGCGACATGGGCCGCCGCCTCGGCCGTCTCCTCTACGAAGGCCGCTGGTTCGATCCCCAAAGCCTGATGATCCGCGAGATGCTGCAGAAGTGGGTGGCCAAAGCGATCACCGGTGAGGTGACGCTTGAACTGCGCCGCGGCAACGACTACTCAATCCTCAATACCGATAGTCCCAACCTCACTTACGCACCCGAGCGCCTCACCATGGAAAGCGGCAAGGGTGAGTTCGGCCCCGAAGACCGAATCGGCCAGCTCACCATGCGAAACCTCGATATCGCCGATTCCCGCGGCAAGCTTTTTGTCTATTCCAAGGCTGGGGTGCTCCCGCCGGCGGTGGAGGAAGAGATCAAGCTGCTCGAGTAG